One segment of Vagococcus martis DNA contains the following:
- a CDS encoding ABC transporter ATP-binding protein, with protein sequence MTVANKTRLLEVKNLKQYFNVGRPDEVKAVNDISFYINEGETFGLVGESGCGKSTTGRSIIRLYNPTGGEIIFDGEDIATIKGRNRMNKFRRDVQMIYQDPYASLNPRMKVRDIIAEGIDIHKLAKNDEERNKRVNELLKLVGLDPSHGTRYPHEFSGGQRQRIGIARALAVEPKFIICDEPISALDVSIQAQVVNLLQELQEQQKLTYLFIAHDLSMVKYISDRIGVMYFGKLVEVGSAEEIYKYGLHPYTESLLSAIPLPDPEYERHRVRTTYHPTDTDATDLELREIVPGHYVYCSESEVTTYQEKLRKLKN encoded by the coding sequence GACTTTTAGAAGTAAAAAATCTAAAACAATACTTTAATGTCGGTCGTCCTGACGAAGTAAAAGCAGTAAATGATATTAGTTTCTACATTAATGAAGGTGAAACATTTGGCTTAGTGGGTGAGTCTGGTTGTGGGAAATCTACAACAGGAAGAAGTATCATCCGTTTGTATAATCCAACAGGTGGCGAAATTATTTTCGATGGTGAAGATATTGCGACAATAAAGGGCCGTAATCGAATGAATAAGTTTCGCCGTGACGTTCAGATGATATATCAAGATCCTTATGCTTCTTTAAATCCTCGTATGAAAGTACGTGATATTATTGCTGAGGGAATTGACATTCATAAACTAGCTAAAAACGATGAAGAACGAAATAAACGCGTCAATGAATTATTAAAACTGGTTGGTCTTGATCCAAGTCATGGCACACGTTATCCTCATGAATTTTCAGGAGGACAACGTCAGCGTATTGGTATCGCACGTGCCCTTGCAGTGGAGCCAAAATTTATTATTTGTGATGAGCCGATTTCAGCTCTTGATGTATCCATTCAAGCACAAGTTGTTAATCTTTTACAGGAATTACAAGAGCAACAAAAATTGACATACTTATTTATCGCCCATGATTTATCAATGGTAAAATACATTAGTGATAGAATAGGTGTGATGTATTTTGGAAAATTAGTAGAAGTAGGTAGTGCGGAAGAAATTTATAAATATGGTTTACATCCATATACTGAAAGTTTACTCTCAGCTATCCCATTACCAGATCCAGAATATGAGCGTCATAGAGTAAGAACAACATATCATCCAACAGATACTGATGCGACAGATTTAGAATTACGAGAAATTGTACCAGGGCATTATGTCTATTGCAGTGAGTCTGAGGTAACAACCTATCAAGAGAAATTAAGAAAGTTAAAAAATTAA